The Candidatus Hydrogenedentota bacterium genomic interval ATCATTCGCAGCTATCACGATACTGCCCTCGACGGCATCTTCCAGATGGCGTCGGGATGGGGACATGTGGAAGCGCCGCCCGAATTTCGAGACACAGTCCTGGCCGTGCTCGACGAAATCGCCGATCAGGCCGGGCAGGAAACGGATCTGGACTCGGAAACCCTTTTCTCTGAGGACTCCTCAAATGAAGATTAGACTCACCATCGCGGTTCTGCTTCTGGCAATGACTTTCCTGACGTCGTGCGCCACCGCGCCCGCGCCAGGAGCTTCACTTCGAGTGGGAGCGTCATCGGGCGTAATCACACCGCCAACAGGCACGCTGCTTGCCGGCTACGATCTCAATCGCCGCTCCACAGGGGTGCACGACGACCTCTTTGCAAAAGCCGTAGTCTTTGATGACGGAAAGACACCTGTCGCGTTGGTTACGCTCGACTGCATTGGCCTGATGTATCCCGATGTTCAAGCCTTGCGCCAGGAAGCGTCGTCGCGCTGCACAGCTCTCGCCATTCCGCCCGAACGGATCATCGTGTCCTCGATTCACACGCATTGCGGCCCCGATACCATCGGCATATGGGGACCCAGCGAGGGAGAGACCGGCCGCGACGAAACGTACATTAAGTCGCTGATCGCGACGGCTGCCGAACAAGTTGCCCGCGCCGCGAAAAGCCGTGTACCTGCGCATCTCGTGCGCGCAGAGGCCCCCACGCCGGAGTGGGTGGTGAATGACTCGGAACCTGGCGATACCGAGAAGACGTTTCCGATTCTTCAATGCTTGGACGCCTCGGGCGCTTCCATTGTTACGCTCACCAATCTCGCTTGTCATCCGACGGTGCTGGACGGTGACACGACGGATGTATCCGCGGACTGGGTAGGTGCTTTCTACGCGAAGATGGCCTCCCAACTTTCCGGTGAGCACGTATTCGTCCAAGGCGCGATAGGCGGCTGGATACAACCCGTCACGCCGGAGCGAACCTTTGCCTTGGCACAACGGTATGGAGAAGATGCCGCCTCGCGCACACTTGCAGCACTCAAGAACGCGGCGAAGCTACAAGGGGGCCCCATCCGCTTCGCGTCGCTCCCCATTGATATGCCGATAGAGAACCCGGTCTATGAACAAATGGCGGCAGCCAAGTTGACACCAAGACTCATGGACAAGACCACAAAAACAGAAGTGGCCTGGTTCGCGCTTGGCGACGCCGAATTCGCGACACATCCCGGCGAAAGCGCTCCCTGTTTCGCACGGGCGTCGCGTGATTTGATGCGCGGAGAATCGAAGTTCATCATCGGCCTGGGCCTGGACGAGTTGGGCTATATCTGCAAAACCGATTATTTCGACCAGCCGGATAAGTACCCCAGCGGAAAGTACTTGGTGAGCATGTCGCCAGGGCGGTCTGCGGGCGAAATCCTTCAAAGAGCCCTGGAGCAACTGATTCCCCAGGAAAAATCGAAAAAACATCTTGCGTACTTAGCTTACTAGGTGTACGCTAAAGAGTGGGAATGTACCCGAAACAGA includes:
- a CDS encoding alkaline ceramidase; the encoded protein is MKIRLTIAVLLLAMTFLTSCATAPAPGASLRVGASSGVITPPTGTLLAGYDLNRRSTGVHDDLFAKAVVFDDGKTPVALVTLDCIGLMYPDVQALRQEASSRCTALAIPPERIIVSSIHTHCGPDTIGIWGPSEGETGRDETYIKSLIATAAEQVARAAKSRVPAHLVRAEAPTPEWVVNDSEPGDTEKTFPILQCLDASGASIVTLTNLACHPTVLDGDTTDVSADWVGAFYAKMASQLSGEHVFVQGAIGGWIQPVTPERTFALAQRYGEDAASRTLAALKNAAKLQGGPIRFASLPIDMPIENPVYEQMAAAKLTPRLMDKTTKTEVAWFALGDAEFATHPGESAPCFARASRDLMRGESKFIIGLGLDELGYICKTDYFDQPDKYPSGKYLVSMSPGRSAGEILQRALEQLIPQEKSKKHLAYLAY